In Pseudonocardia sp. DSM 110487, the sequence CTCGTGCCCCGCGATGAGGAACGTGACGAGCTGGTAGCGCACGTTCTCGTCCGATAGCCGTTCCCCGGTCTGCGGGTCGGAGGCCTCGAGCATCGTGTCGAGGATGTCGTGCTCACCGTCGGGCAGCGGGTGGCGGCGGCGATCGGCGATCAGCTGGTCGGCGATCTCGAACATCAGCCGCTTGTCCTCGTCGTACTGGTGGCGGGTGCGCAGCATCAGCTTGGTCTGCAGGGGAAGCCGCTCACCCCGCTCGCCCGACTCAACGAGTGACCGGACCATCGCCCCGACGAACGGGTGCATCTGGTCGCCGTACATGCTGTTGAAGCGGTAGCTGAACGAGCAGAGCGCGATCGTGTCGAGCGTGAGCCGGGTGGTGTTGTCGCCGACGTCGATGCGGTGCGCCGGGCCCTGCCGCTCCCACTTCAGCAGCAGCTGCTCGGCGATGTCGGTCATGCCGTCGAACATCGTCCGCAACGCGGCCGGGCCGAACGCCGGCATCAACACGCGGTGTGCCGCGCCCCAGTTCGGCTCCTGCGTCTCGGCCGTGAACAGGCCGTCCCCCGCGAAGTCGCGCACGTTCTGCAGCGACCGGTGCAGTTTCTTGTCGAACCGCCGCTCGTCGCACAGCTCGTCCACCAGTTCCTGGGAGCTCACCACCACCAGGTTCTCGCCGGGCAGCTCGAGGCGGTAGATCGGCCCGTACCGCTCCGCCAGCTCCATCAGGCCGAAGATGCCCTTGTCGGCATCGACGTCGATCAGGTTGCCGAGCAAGGGGAGCGGCCTTGGCTGCGGGATGAGCTCGGTCGGCGCGGACATCGGACGGAACCTCCGGACGGCGAGACGGTGTCACGGCCGAGTGTCCGGCGAACGAACGCCTCAGACTTGCCTTCAGGCGACAAGTGTTTACCTTTGTGCGACATGGGTTCAGTCGTTCGGGCCGCGGTGCTGCGCGGGTTCCCCGAGCTCGTCGACCGCCTCGGCGGCGACGGGAAGGCGGTGTTGGCGCGCGTCCGCGTGCCCGACGGCGCGATCGCCAGCGATGACGCACTGCTCCCCGCGCGGGCGGCCGACGCCGCGCTGGAGCTCGCGGCGACCGAGCTGGCGTGCCCGGATCTCGGCCTGCGGATGGCCGAGCAGCAGGACATCGGGGTACTCGGACCACTCGCCCTCGCACTGGAGAGCTCGCCCACCTTCGGGGAGGCGCTCGACTGCGCGAGCCGATTCCTGTTCGCCCACAGCCCCGGCTCCCGGGTGGACCGGATCCCGGATCCGGACGGGGTGGCCGGCGTGGTGGGGCTGCTCTACGAGCACGTCGGCGAGCCGCCGCGGCCACAGGCGGCCGACCACGCGCTGGGGCTCTTCCACCGGATCATCACGCAGCTGCACGACGGTTCCTACGGCCTGCGCGCGGCTCATCTCCCGCACCCGCCGATCGCGCCCGTCTCCCGCTACGCGGCGTTCTTCGGCGCCGATGTCCGGTTC encodes:
- a CDS encoding AraC family transcriptional regulator, with protein sequence MGSVVRAAVLRGFPELVDRLGGDGKAVLARVRVPDGAIASDDALLPARAADAALELAATELACPDLGLRMAEQQDIGVLGPLALALESSPTFGEALDCASRFLFAHSPGSRVDRIPDPDGVAGVVGLLYEHVGEPPRPQAADHALGLFHRIITQLHDGSYGLRAAHLPHPPIAPVSRYAAFFGADVRFERPAAVLRVPGGLLATPLPGANRVLRDITLDYLATHFTGPGRSVGDEVRLLLTRALGTSPITISAVARLLAMHPRTLQRRLAAESITFEAILDDVRRDAALRLITETDLPLAQVTALVGLTEQSALSRAGRRWFGQSPRALRRG